Within the Miscanthus floridulus cultivar M001 chromosome 2, ASM1932011v1, whole genome shotgun sequence genome, the region AGATGCATGCGTGCATTCTTGGGAGCTAGGACTTAGGAAGGTGCCGGCAGCTCTGACAATTCACTCATCAGTCCCGCGACCCGGATTGGAAGATGAGGAAGGCCGTGAGGACGCCGACCACGGCGGTGAGCGCCAGCGCCACCGCCGGCAACGGCGCGGTCAATCCCACATTCTGCGGCAGCCAAAAATTAGCCCGTTAACCAACCATGAGAAAGGCAGACAATGCCACGGATCAACTTTCTCTGTCAGCAGAAGCAAGCAAGAAGCCAAGAAAGACGACCCACACCTGAAGCACGCCTTTGCCGGTGGTCAGCTCGACAGTCACCGCCCCGACGAAGCCCAGCATCGCCCCGCGGCTCAGCCAGACGTCTAGCCCGCCGCCGCCCTTGGCTCCCTGCTCGCACCTCACGCTCAGCGACCTCACCCTCCCGCCCGCGGGGCGTGCTGACGTCACGCACAGCCGGGGCTGGGGAACGCAGTTCCCTACAGGGAGAAGACGCGAACAGACAAGCGCGGAGGAGAGGAGGGGATGAGCCATGGGTGGAGACGGGAGAGCGCAAGCTTCTGGATTCTTATCCGTGGTGGCGCGCCGTGCTTTATCGTCTGCCGTCCAATACTCCAATGCGTGCTGCATTGCGTCTGACACGTGGACAAGGCCTCGAGTGTTGACCGCCTTTCCTCAGTCCTCGTCCCGCTTGTTTCAGTTCAGACCCCTCCAAACGCTCAATTAATAGCCCCGTTCGCTTAAATTTATCggtcatggtacaatatttttctctcacaataaattagtttCAGCGGACTTATCAGCCGCAGGAACCATCAGCTGAACAGGCTTAATTTCTCGGGCACCAATCAGGTAACGTAACTTGTTCTGGAACCCCTCGGCCAGTTGCTTGACTTCATCTGAAACCAGAAACTACAACAGCAATACGATACTGAATATGTATGCACCTCCTATATGCTGAAAACGATAATGAACAATACCAAGATAGGAATATTAACATACCACTAACAAGTTTCCTAGCAAATCCTTCAGAAAACTGTATACGATCAGCATAGGTTAGTGATTCATCAGAGCCAAAAGCTGATGAAATCGTACTGAAGCATTGCAAGCCGCCGTCGTGAGACTGAGAACCATACAGGGAAATGACTTAGCTGATGGAATGGAGCTTTTACCTGTATATCCCGCATCTGCATTGCCATTCTTCCCACCCTCTATAGGATTGACGAAAGTAACAAAGATGTAGGCTCTTCGTTAATGTCAAGGCTAGATGCAGATACATCACTAGATGTCCAAGTACAAAGGAGAAACATATTCTTCACTTTTGTTGAACCAAACAATTCAAAACCCTCAAGAAAGGCAACACGTTCAGATCTAAGCTGATGTGTTGCggtcagtgttttcctaaacgctaaacggtaaacagtcggtcacctaccgtttagccattattcgggtaaaacgtcccattaaacgggctaaacggccaattaaacggggtaaacaggtgattaaacagaaacggtgcaccactgtgtagcgtttacacggtgtttaaacgggctaaacgaccgtttaggtgaACAGTGGTTGCGGTCGATTGCCTAATCGATCAACGTATGCAAGTTGCAAGCTGAGTAATCAGGTGTACAATCAGATTATTTGCCGTGGTATCACTCAGTTCAGTCCTCAATTGTTTCAAGAAGGAAACAGCTATGATGAATAGCCTTCttggttttttttttgagaaCCTGCCTAGCATATCTTTCATTAAGAGTGATAGTAGTTTTTACAACATGGTGATGAACCCCCGGCGAGCTCCCGGAGTCACCCGATCACAGAAAGGGGCCTGACACTAGCTATGCGGAACAATTAAGCTATTACTTTAGATAGAAGAGCGACCAGAGAGAGACCGTCAGAAGGTCATGCTAGAGCCCCTGTCGGGAGCAGCGACAGAGCGTTGAAACCCTCAGCGACGATCGAGTCAGTGAGCTGCGCGAGGCCGTTTGACATGCCCCTTCGAACACCTGGCTATTGCTCAAGTCAAAGCAAGGTTtgggagagaaggagaagaggagtaaTGGCGCTTGGGTGTTTTAGCTTAAGGTAATGAAGGGGTAggccgaagagagagagagagagagagggggggggggggggggggggatataAATACCATCGCTCTTAGATCTGATCGTTACCCAGCAGTAATGACCATGTTCGGACATCCGATCAGGACCGGACATCCGGAAAACCCAATCTAGAGCAAAACAGTCCGTGAAGACACTGGACATCCAGAATCAGCACTCAGGTTCTAAAAAAACAATTTTGTGATTATTTTTTGAATATTTTCTGGACATCCAGAATTGCATAACAGGCATCCGAAAATGTTGTCAGCTTTCAGAAAAACAATATTTGATTATTTTCTGGATATCCGATTGGACCGGACATCCGGAAATGGCTGTCAAAACTCAATAAACGTTTTTTCTCTAGACTAACTCCCAGGTATCTTTGGCATCTTCGAAGGGTGAGTTAGCCACTCTTTGAGCATAGAGACACCTATAATATAATTACTttgaatccctctttatagtgtagcattttcctatactcaaatgcAAACAATAAAGAATTTAAATTTGCTATGAAGCTCCATATGCCATGACTCCTCTTGATTAAATTTGGAGGATCGTCGTTCCACAAATGTGTCACTTATACTTAAATTAAAACCTGCTCAAACACTTGATAACGTAtttgtcgggtttataaacccggggtcccaactacgtaaaaaacaatttttagcaacgggacgaattttttgtaggggcgagcCACCCTTATAGTGacgtgctcgggagcccagacaccagccgtccctacaaatggaacagcaggggcgactgatgatacgagccgcccctacaaatgagtctgatttgtaggggcggctcactcaccggTCGCCCCCagcgttgctatttgtagggacggctagtgattgagccacccctacaaatgcccccgtataaatacctccgatttgtaggggcggctcaatcatcagcctcccctacaaatgacccacatataatacAACTGCAGCACATTCTTccttctcgggtcactcactccaccccgtgaaagaaaggtggggaggccttgggcacctcccaaaaattgctctactaagaggggaaggttttggtctcaaatcctttggtggagaggttgtagaaggtaagaaaatgctatttcacactttttttgaagttttaatggttggttagtgagtaattaaagttttgtttttctctctcttctatggtgcttgagctacttatgaagcaaattagatccaagttttaaatgtactaggataaattagggagagaaacaagatcataccattatttggtccatgtttcttgattttagtgaataattagttagttttatggatgtttcatgtacatgtagatctagatctagggtttgatttttttattaattttatttttgtaaatttatgtttgataaaatttgactagggtttgtatgaaagatattgggtaaagtataattgttgctaattgttgtctttaaaattgtttattgtaatcactaaatatgtattttaattatttatggataaataggccattaattaatttttttctaccatggtgtgtttgtatgcttcatgtaattatattagatttatattcatatatatctgaagtatatacaattattctcaagtacttattaatttgatttatttatatatatatctgaataagtagtcctttaatatttgttttgttgttgttgtaaaagatggagtacaggaactcttggatgtatggttcgttaaggttcaaagtaggtttccgtgaagaggtggataaatttattaaagtcacaaagaagcatgcaacgacattgaaagagaataaggatacaattatttatccctgtaaagattgcaaaaaCTGTAtgtcatggacagatgtgactatcatcagatcacatttgattatgtgaggatttgttgaggactacacagtgtggtttcatcatggtgaaatagttattgttaatgacgaggacgaggagaaatacaacgacgaaaccatagaatccctgtcccaatattcaatagagtttgatgcatgaatggattttgagtttggcaatgaacaaggtggtgatgctggtggttgggatggtaatgacgaaggtggtgccaataataatggtggagcacgtgttggggatgaagatgatttggaggacatgattcgagctcttggaccagagattttactaaatagcccgaaaggtctagaaaatttgtaaagggtgacaaaagcatcgaaggagactgtgtatggtgttgaaaagggctgtccgacacattggacattgctacgttttaagtacggctggtc harbors:
- the LOC136539135 gene encoding stress enhanced protein 1, chloroplastic-like, with the protein product MAHPLLSSALVCSRLLPVGNCVPQPRLCVTSARPAGGRVRSLSVRCEQGAKGGGGLDVWLSRGAMLGFVGAVTVELTTGKGVLQNVGLTAPLPAVALALTAVVGVLTAFLIFQSGSRD